The following coding sequences are from one Halobacteriovorax sp. JY17 window:
- a CDS encoding AAA family ATPase, with amino-acid sequence MNKFDSIVTGSLDIAQSEALKRKHTSLSAVHLLWGLITNPQTFSKRELSKHKKDISKLLDELPTVSNPIALDQLRPDAKLSEWLTYASSDAVQSGRESVTEKDLLKFLPKIFPELNINYDSFSNNEEESEVPSFLINLNELAEQGKLDPVIGRTKEIRAVMEILGRRSKNNPILVGPAGVGKTAIVEGLAEAIVKGNVPDVLEGKTVYSLEMGSLMAGTKFRGEFEERLQGLIKFLKEKAGECILFIDEIHQLVGAGKTDGAMDAANLLKPALARGELNCIGATTDEEYQKYILGDSALDRRFRSVPVYEPSTEDAVEILMGVRDKLEAHHGIKISDEAVYNSVFLSDQYIKDKNLPDKAIDLIDESASALKLSAEAMPAKLVDLESLIRSKKIYSKFEKNSSKEKELSKEIEVLERDFSEQKSIWEREVFSMKQVSTLKSDLERYKFELEQAERKQDYEKASELKYSVIPELEAELEKCAHEWVLGAKDIANVISRQKGIPVEKILKSKQENILKVEEFLRAKVFGQEEALHEISETLIASHAGLSDPSRPLGSFLFIGPSGVGKTETAKSVCEYLFNSVDNLIRLDMSEFSEKHSIAKLIGAPPGYVGHDEGGVLTEAVRKRPYSVILFDEIEKAHHDFSDILLQILDDGRLTDSKGRTIDFKNTIIMLTTNSKNIESDFKLEVLGRLDAHLTFNELSENVMHELVAKQVKLLNTRLSEKELSVNLSPEVVEQIAKRGYDPRYGARPLQSVFNRLVIRPLSKQILSGDLGSDKIQLNWSDDLEGHITFS; translated from the coding sequence ATGAATAAATTTGATTCAATAGTTACTGGCTCTCTGGATATTGCTCAATCGGAAGCTCTAAAAAGAAAGCATACCTCCTTAAGTGCTGTGCATCTTCTATGGGGGCTTATAACTAATCCACAAACATTCTCTAAGAGAGAATTGTCTAAACATAAGAAAGACATTTCTAAGCTCTTAGATGAGCTTCCTACGGTTTCAAATCCTATTGCCTTAGATCAGCTTAGACCGGACGCGAAACTTAGTGAGTGGCTGACCTACGCGTCTAGCGATGCTGTTCAAAGTGGAAGGGAATCTGTTACTGAAAAAGATCTCTTGAAGTTTCTCCCTAAAATTTTTCCTGAGTTAAATATTAACTACGATTCTTTTTCAAATAATGAAGAGGAGAGTGAGGTTCCAAGCTTTCTCATTAATCTCAACGAGCTTGCAGAGCAAGGAAAGTTAGATCCTGTTATCGGGAGAACTAAAGAGATTAGAGCTGTTATGGAAATTCTTGGGAGAAGGTCTAAGAATAACCCTATTCTGGTTGGTCCTGCAGGAGTTGGGAAGACTGCCATTGTTGAAGGACTTGCTGAGGCCATCGTAAAGGGGAATGTTCCTGACGTTTTAGAGGGAAAGACTGTTTACTCCCTAGAGATGGGATCTCTAATGGCCGGAACAAAATTTAGAGGAGAGTTTGAAGAAAGACTACAAGGTCTAATTAAATTCTTAAAAGAAAAGGCCGGCGAGTGCATTCTCTTTATTGATGAAATTCATCAATTGGTTGGTGCGGGAAAAACTGATGGCGCCATGGACGCGGCTAATCTTCTAAAGCCTGCTCTTGCTAGAGGAGAACTTAACTGTATTGGGGCCACAACTGATGAGGAATACCAAAAGTATATTCTAGGGGATTCGGCACTAGATAGAAGATTTAGATCAGTTCCTGTCTATGAGCCGAGTACAGAAGATGCTGTGGAAATTCTTATGGGAGTTAGAGATAAGCTTGAAGCCCACCACGGAATAAAAATTTCAGATGAAGCCGTCTATAATTCAGTCTTTCTCTCTGATCAATATATTAAGGATAAGAATCTTCCAGATAAGGCAATTGACCTTATTGACGAATCAGCATCAGCGCTAAAGCTTTCTGCGGAGGCGATGCCTGCAAAATTAGTTGATCTTGAATCTCTCATTCGATCGAAGAAGATTTACTCTAAGTTTGAGAAGAACTCTTCTAAGGAAAAAGAACTTTCTAAAGAAATTGAAGTTCTAGAAAGAGACTTCTCAGAACAAAAATCTATTTGGGAAAGAGAAGTCTTCTCTATGAAACAAGTTTCAACTTTAAAAAGTGATTTAGAGAGATATAAATTTGAACTTGAACAAGCGGAGAGAAAACAAGACTACGAAAAAGCGTCTGAACTTAAGTACTCTGTTATTCCAGAGCTTGAAGCAGAACTAGAGAAGTGCGCTCATGAGTGGGTTCTTGGAGCAAAGGATATAGCCAATGTGATTTCCAGACAAAAAGGAATTCCTGTTGAAAAGATTTTAAAATCTAAACAAGAAAATATCTTGAAGGTGGAAGAATTTCTTAGAGCAAAAGTCTTTGGACAAGAAGAAGCTCTTCATGAAATCAGTGAAACACTCATCGCTTCTCATGCAGGACTAAGTGATCCTTCAAGACCTCTTGGATCTTTTCTCTTTATAGGCCCTTCTGGTGTAGGAAAGACTGAGACAGCGAAATCAGTCTGTGAGTATCTCTTTAATTCAGTGGATAATCTTATAAGACTTGATATGTCTGAATTCTCTGAAAAGCACTCTATCGCAAAACTTATTGGAGCGCCTCCAGGTTATGTAGGACACGATGAGGGAGGAGTTTTAACAGAAGCGGTGAGAAAGAGACCTTACTCCGTTATTCTCTTTGATGAGATAGAGAAGGCCCACCATGACTTCTCAGATATACTTCTTCAAATCTTAGATGATGGAAGGCTAACTGATAGTAAGGGAAGAACTATTGATTTTAAAAATACTATTATCATGCTGACAACAAATTCAAAGAATATTGAATCTGATTTTAAACTAGAAGTTCTTGGAAGGCTTGATGCTCACTTAACTTTTAATGAATTGAGCGAAAATGTGATGCATGAACTTGTAGCAAAACAAGTAAAGCTTTTAAATACTAGACTAAGCGAGAAAGAACTTTCAGTTAATTTAAGCCCTGAAGTGGTAGAGCAGATTGCGAAGAGAGGTTACGATCCACGTTACGGAGCACGACCACTACAGTCAGTCTTTAACCGCTTAGTGATTCGTCCTCTATCGAAACAGATACTTAGTGGAGATTTAGGTAGTGATAAAATCCAATTAAATTGGTCAGACGATTTAGAAGGACATATCACTTTTAGTTAA